One genomic window of Arvicola amphibius chromosome 4, mArvAmp1.2, whole genome shotgun sequence includes the following:
- the Shroom1 gene encoding protein Shroom1 isoform X1: MEALGTGSGRTSPASATGSLDLRRLSTRADSAYSSFSAASGGPEMHTPSPGTEILPYLDWDYVRVVWGSKSPTPRDAVLPTTQRPEPVVAEHSDPRPPEVQGSAGSLSRQDTPLLYALAAEAEAGALTAEPPSPPASRAAYRQRLQGAQRRVLRETSFQRKELRMSLPGRLRPAITTRPPTVHTRSASSSHEAGEAEPARTPVRALGVPGLGRLASQQRMCCFSEPGKLHRMGWSGGPTGEGLREACSTQELQRGAHVKSKRLLQETQSLSSVELDSPSMNLRSACRPAGRSQSVSGEVMGRRTGSERTLATVQAVPQRTETPRPLLQIKFSRVPASRFLTQKEAAVVCPAEVLQSSPADSGQGVPETITESTPYPSLPDDNVFLEEAETPPPQESHAPQGLPTRDLHASDQQSENDLIKKAGQITASAESPFHKGPGITGAEDNWQGLNGSEGSSRPTSHSPPGTTNDVPTFDTTGLLTAGPSTATENNPLKRPSVEVLRPLGSETSGLPHHTSLTWGHPGPKPTWPSRRFEELVQQLARLDPSLSDTFAAQPGPEPPLGLLDGLFPAAAAEVLAAIRPACEDPGEETAGASEAGSCGSPFTQELPTAQEASRSENSIPHPVPDQSNDQGLPKPNIIQAKKVELAHLLQKMLQDLHAEQERLRGKAADWTQCHEDLEAAVSQACTPRELERFRQFMTDLERVLGLLLLLGSRLARVNLALARVDSDSDPDERASLLQRLRLLQRQQEDAKELKEHVARREQALRQVLERELPAEHLRSYCVLLAAKARILSQQRSLDDRIRFLKEQLDTIWNDFSYHPLSPRLSWAPGIRPLNKPLFPATPI; the protein is encoded by the exons ATGGAGGCCCTGGGTACTGGGAGCGGCCGCACCTCCCCGGCCTCAGCCACTGGAAGCCTGGACTTGCGACGGCTGTCCACGCGCGCCGACTCGGCCTACAGCTCTTTCTCCGCTGCATCTGGTGGTCCGGAGATGCACACACCATCTCCTGGCACCGAGATCCTCCCTTACCTAGACTGGGACTATGTGCGCGTGGTTTGGGGCAGCAAATCCCCTACCCCGCGGGACGCTGTTCTTCCAACTACCCAGCGGCCCGAGCCAGTAGTCGCTGAGCACAGTGACCCGCGGCCCCCAGAGGTCCAAGGAAGCGCGGGATCCCTGAGCAGACAGGACACCCCGCTGCTGTATGCGTTGGCAGCCGAGGCTGAGGCTGGTGCACTCACCGCTGAGCCGCCCAGCCCCCCAGCCTCACGAGCCGCCTACCGCCAGCGGCTGCAGGGTGCGCAGAGACGAGTGCTGCGGGAGACATCTTTCCAGCGAAAGGAGCTCCGCATGAGCCTGCCCGGGCGTCTGCGGCCAGCGATCACCACGCGGCCACCCACGGTGCACACGCGCTCTGCCTCTAGCAGCCACGAGGCAGGAGAAGCGGAGCCGGCGCGCACCCCGGTCCGAGCTCTGGGTGTTCCTGGCCTGGGGCGTCTGGCCAGCCAGCAACGGATGTGCTGTTTCTCAGAGCCAGGCAAACTGCATCGCATGGGTTGGAGCGGCGGACCCACGGGTGAGGGCTTGAGAGAGGCTTGTTCCACCCAGGAGTTGCAGCGTGGGGCGCACGTTAAGTCCAAAAGGCTGCTGCAGGAGACTCAGTCCCTAAGCTCAGTGGAGCTGGACTCGCCGTCCATGAACCTTCGCAGTGCCTGTAGGCCTGCGGGTCGCAGTCAGAGCGTATCAGGCGAGGTCATGGGTCGCCGCACGGGTTCAGAAAGGACTCTGGCCACTGTGCAG GCTGTTCCTCAAAGGACGGAAACCCCCAGACCTTTACTTCAGATCAAGTTTTCCAG GgtccctgcctctaggttcttgaCTCAGAAGGAGGCGGCAGTGGTGTGTCCTGCAGAGGTCCTCCAGAGCAGCCCAGCTGACTCTGGTCAGGGGGTCCCTGAGACCATCACCGAGTCTACTCCGTACCCCTCCCTCCCGGATGACAATGTATTCCTGGAAGAAGCTGAGACACCACCACCTCAAGAGTCTCATGCCCCCCAGGGGCTCCCAACCAG GGATCTCCACGCCTCTGACCAGCAGTCTGAAAACGACTTAATCAAAAAAGCTGGCCAGATTACAGCCTCGGCAGAGAGCCCCTTCCACAAGGGCCCAGGGATCACAGGAGCGGAAGACAATTGGCAAGGCCTGAACGGTTCTGAGGGTTCCTCCAGACCCACAAGCCATAGCCCTCCTGGGACTACAAATGACGTCCCAACCTTTGACACTACTGGACTGCTGACCGCTGGTCCCTCTACAGCTACAGAAAACAATCCCCTCAAGCGTCCCTCGGTCGAAGTCCTGCGACCTTTAGGCTCTGAGACCTCAGGCCTCCCTCACCACACTTCCCTGACCTGGGGCCATCCTGGTCCTAAGCCGACCTGGCCTAGTCGGCGTTTTGAGGAGCTGGTTCAGCAGCTAGCCAGACTGGATCCTTCTTTGAGTGACACTTTTGCTGCCCAGCCCGGTCCAGAGCCTCCTCTGGGTCTGCTGGATGGACTCTTTCCTGCAGCTGCCGCCGAGGTCTTGGCTGCGATAAGGCCAGCCTGTGAGGACCCAGGAGAGGAGACCGCTGGAGCTTCGGAGGCAGG GTCCTGCGGAAGCCCCTTCACCCAGGAACTGCCGACTGCCCAGGAAGCATCAAGGTCCGAAAACTCTATCCCTCACCCTGTGCCTGACCAGTCAAATGACCAGGGACTCCCAAAACCAAACATCATTCAGGCCAAGAAA GTGGAGCTAGCCCACCTTCTCCAGAAAATGCTCCAGGATCTTCACGCTGAGCAGGAGAGACTGCGGGGTAAGGCTGCAGACTGGACCCAATGTCACGAAGACCTGGAGGCTGCGGTGAGCCAAGCCTGTACACCCCGGGAGCTGGAGCGATTTCGTCAGTTCATGACTGATCTAGAGCGCGTGCTTGGTCTTTTGCTGCTGCTGGGCAGCCGCCTGGCCCGTGTGAACCTCGCCTTGGCCAGGGTGGACTCAGACAGCGATCCTGATGAGAGG GCCTCGCTGCTGCAGCGGCTGCGGCTTCTACAGCGACAGCAGGAGGACGCCAAGGAGCTGAAGGAGCACGTGGCGCGGCGGGAGCAAGCCCTGCGTCAGGTGTTGGAGCGGGAGCTGCCCGCAGAGCATCTGCGCTCCTATTGTGTGCTGCTGGCCGCCAAGGCCCGGATCCTATCCCAGCAGCGCAGCCTGGATGACCGAATCCGATTCCTTAAGGAACAGCTGGACACCATCTGGAACGACTTCAGTTATCACCCCCTTTCTCCCAGACTGTCCTGGGCCCCAGGAATCCGTCCTCTGAATAAGCCACTTTTTCCTGCTACCCCTATCTAG
- the Shroom1 gene encoding protein Shroom1 isoform X2 has product MEALGTGSGRTSPASATGSLDLRRLSTRADSAYSSFSAASGGPEMHTPSPGTEILPYLDWDYVRVVWGSKSPTPRDAVLPTTQRPEPVVAEHSDPRPPEVQGSAGSLSRQDTPLLYALAAEAEAGALTAEPPSPPASRAAYRQRLQGAQRRVLRETSFQRKELRMSLPGRLRPAITTRPPTVHTRSASSSHEAGEAEPARTPVRALGVPGLGRLASQQRMCCFSEPGKLHRMGWSGGPTGEGLREACSTQELQRGAHVKSKRLLQETQSLSSVELDSPSMNLRSACRPAGRSQSVSGEVMGRRTGSERTLATVQAVPQRTETPRPLLQIKFSRDLHASDQQSENDLIKKAGQITASAESPFHKGPGITGAEDNWQGLNGSEGSSRPTSHSPPGTTNDVPTFDTTGLLTAGPSTATENNPLKRPSVEVLRPLGSETSGLPHHTSLTWGHPGPKPTWPSRRFEELVQQLARLDPSLSDTFAAQPGPEPPLGLLDGLFPAAAAEVLAAIRPACEDPGEETAGASEAGSCGSPFTQELPTAQEASRSENSIPHPVPDQSNDQGLPKPNIIQAKKVELAHLLQKMLQDLHAEQERLRGKAADWTQCHEDLEAAVSQACTPRELERFRQFMTDLERVLGLLLLLGSRLARVNLALARVDSDSDPDERASLLQRLRLLQRQQEDAKELKEHVARREQALRQVLERELPAEHLRSYCVLLAAKARILSQQRSLDDRIRFLKEQLDTIWNDFSYHPLSPRLSWAPGIRPLNKPLFPATPI; this is encoded by the exons ATGGAGGCCCTGGGTACTGGGAGCGGCCGCACCTCCCCGGCCTCAGCCACTGGAAGCCTGGACTTGCGACGGCTGTCCACGCGCGCCGACTCGGCCTACAGCTCTTTCTCCGCTGCATCTGGTGGTCCGGAGATGCACACACCATCTCCTGGCACCGAGATCCTCCCTTACCTAGACTGGGACTATGTGCGCGTGGTTTGGGGCAGCAAATCCCCTACCCCGCGGGACGCTGTTCTTCCAACTACCCAGCGGCCCGAGCCAGTAGTCGCTGAGCACAGTGACCCGCGGCCCCCAGAGGTCCAAGGAAGCGCGGGATCCCTGAGCAGACAGGACACCCCGCTGCTGTATGCGTTGGCAGCCGAGGCTGAGGCTGGTGCACTCACCGCTGAGCCGCCCAGCCCCCCAGCCTCACGAGCCGCCTACCGCCAGCGGCTGCAGGGTGCGCAGAGACGAGTGCTGCGGGAGACATCTTTCCAGCGAAAGGAGCTCCGCATGAGCCTGCCCGGGCGTCTGCGGCCAGCGATCACCACGCGGCCACCCACGGTGCACACGCGCTCTGCCTCTAGCAGCCACGAGGCAGGAGAAGCGGAGCCGGCGCGCACCCCGGTCCGAGCTCTGGGTGTTCCTGGCCTGGGGCGTCTGGCCAGCCAGCAACGGATGTGCTGTTTCTCAGAGCCAGGCAAACTGCATCGCATGGGTTGGAGCGGCGGACCCACGGGTGAGGGCTTGAGAGAGGCTTGTTCCACCCAGGAGTTGCAGCGTGGGGCGCACGTTAAGTCCAAAAGGCTGCTGCAGGAGACTCAGTCCCTAAGCTCAGTGGAGCTGGACTCGCCGTCCATGAACCTTCGCAGTGCCTGTAGGCCTGCGGGTCGCAGTCAGAGCGTATCAGGCGAGGTCATGGGTCGCCGCACGGGTTCAGAAAGGACTCTGGCCACTGTGCAG GCTGTTCCTCAAAGGACGGAAACCCCCAGACCTTTACTTCAGATCAAGTTTTCCAG GGATCTCCACGCCTCTGACCAGCAGTCTGAAAACGACTTAATCAAAAAAGCTGGCCAGATTACAGCCTCGGCAGAGAGCCCCTTCCACAAGGGCCCAGGGATCACAGGAGCGGAAGACAATTGGCAAGGCCTGAACGGTTCTGAGGGTTCCTCCAGACCCACAAGCCATAGCCCTCCTGGGACTACAAATGACGTCCCAACCTTTGACACTACTGGACTGCTGACCGCTGGTCCCTCTACAGCTACAGAAAACAATCCCCTCAAGCGTCCCTCGGTCGAAGTCCTGCGACCTTTAGGCTCTGAGACCTCAGGCCTCCCTCACCACACTTCCCTGACCTGGGGCCATCCTGGTCCTAAGCCGACCTGGCCTAGTCGGCGTTTTGAGGAGCTGGTTCAGCAGCTAGCCAGACTGGATCCTTCTTTGAGTGACACTTTTGCTGCCCAGCCCGGTCCAGAGCCTCCTCTGGGTCTGCTGGATGGACTCTTTCCTGCAGCTGCCGCCGAGGTCTTGGCTGCGATAAGGCCAGCCTGTGAGGACCCAGGAGAGGAGACCGCTGGAGCTTCGGAGGCAGG GTCCTGCGGAAGCCCCTTCACCCAGGAACTGCCGACTGCCCAGGAAGCATCAAGGTCCGAAAACTCTATCCCTCACCCTGTGCCTGACCAGTCAAATGACCAGGGACTCCCAAAACCAAACATCATTCAGGCCAAGAAA GTGGAGCTAGCCCACCTTCTCCAGAAAATGCTCCAGGATCTTCACGCTGAGCAGGAGAGACTGCGGGGTAAGGCTGCAGACTGGACCCAATGTCACGAAGACCTGGAGGCTGCGGTGAGCCAAGCCTGTACACCCCGGGAGCTGGAGCGATTTCGTCAGTTCATGACTGATCTAGAGCGCGTGCTTGGTCTTTTGCTGCTGCTGGGCAGCCGCCTGGCCCGTGTGAACCTCGCCTTGGCCAGGGTGGACTCAGACAGCGATCCTGATGAGAGG GCCTCGCTGCTGCAGCGGCTGCGGCTTCTACAGCGACAGCAGGAGGACGCCAAGGAGCTGAAGGAGCACGTGGCGCGGCGGGAGCAAGCCCTGCGTCAGGTGTTGGAGCGGGAGCTGCCCGCAGAGCATCTGCGCTCCTATTGTGTGCTGCTGGCCGCCAAGGCCCGGATCCTATCCCAGCAGCGCAGCCTGGATGACCGAATCCGATTCCTTAAGGAACAGCTGGACACCATCTGGAACGACTTCAGTTATCACCCCCTTTCTCCCAGACTGTCCTGGGCCCCAGGAATCCGTCCTCTGAATAAGCCACTTTTTCCTGCTACCCCTATCTAG